Proteins from a single region of Streptomyces spectabilis:
- a CDS encoding polymorphic toxin-type HINT domain-containing protein: protein MKQLGFGLPRTGRSARRRWSSRIAVVTGFALLPGLLSPVMFTNTAAAATDPLGRPKLDAPRSAEVSPFTVEANDKNTAAVRKSAAADREAAERARGDQRRTVTWPEAGAADLKLPGSGAAKARPGSLPVTLSAPKAARGAPQRAAERLKVEVLDQREARRLGVKGVVLTATGPKDGGKARLGIDYSAFASAYGGDWAGRLQVLRLPDCALDHPGKADCRTREPVEFTNARKDERLKAALSFPAAASGAKAGRTMVLALAAGTKSGSGDYKATPLAASSTWEAGGSSGSFTWSYPLRTPPAAAGPAPDLTISYDSGSVDGRTASTNNQGTVIGEGFDLTSSYVERKYGSCEDDGHDKKYDLCWKYDNASLVLNGKATELVKDDTSGQWRLKNDDASTVKRHTGASNGDDNGEYWTVTTGDGTTYTFGLNKLEGAGTDDRTDSVWTVPVFGDDEGEPGHSDGTGFSDRDKKQAWRWNLDLVEDTRGNAMTYWYEAEHNNYDKLGDDNTGTDYTRGGYLKEIRYGQRADALFSAKPAASHKVAFTYAERCLASGTGCDELTEDKRDNWPDVPFDSVCKDDKKCTGNVGPSFFTRKRMTAVTTYAWNAALDVPAYWQVDSWKLKHLYLDPGDTGDSTDQSLWLDELQHTGKRGDDISLDPVKFTHAFLPNRVDGASDDILSLDKPRLRSVTSETGAQTIVSYQPAECVAGQTMPKPDDNTRRCYPVYWSPNGEKTPKLDWFQKYPVTSVSTTDPRGGAEAVQHAYEYSGGGAWHYNDDPMTPAKERTWSVWRGYEKVTHHTGDKGTDRLKTVSIYMRGMNGDRVAGSDGKTPDPDKRRTAKAGGIKAEEITDSDQYAGFARETVTYNGDTEVSATITDPWSKRTATQHKSYADTEAHYVRAAATHERTRVTSGETPRDRVRTVKTTYDDYGMPEAVEDKGDDDVTGDELCTRTWYARNDDKGINSLASRTRTVAKPCSTTVADLDLPADSDKPGDVVSDSATVYDDPDATKWTSAQKPTKGEPTWTGRAKSYGTDNVASWQKTATTTYDTLGRPTEVKDTNGLTTAKTTYTPAASGPLTSSSVSNVKGHKTTTDVEFATGAPVKVTDPNSKITETTYDSLGRTTQVWLPNRLRVLDKTPNYVYDYKVTSKAMSWVSTGTLKGDGSGYNTSYEFYDSLLRPRQTQTPTPVGGRLIGITLYDTRGLAVSVQGDTWDETSAPSGTPVQTEGSQAPLQTDTTYDAAGRATKAVTKNFGVTRWTTTTAYSGDAVATSAPDGGQATAEVTDARGQVVLRREYGGPKPTGTDFTSTRYTYTPGGQQETITGPDKAKWSYSYDLFGRQISADDPDKGVTTTTYDSLDRATTTKDVENRKLLYGYDDLGRKTGMWHTEKTDANKLAAWTFDDLAKGQQDTATRYDGGLTGKAYTRKVTTYTPLYEVKESELSLPEDDPIVKAGVPQKLAFSTGYRFDGTISQASQPAVAGLKGETIGYEYNATGQQTGLDGTTGYLHGAAFSPQGDLRQLTLGMSGASTEKKAYLNYDYEAGTRRLTRSYVTDDVHGYMPQELKFKRDDAGNVLSILDATTQGGTQKADYQCFEYDGYSRLTEAWTPKTADCAAAKRTKANIDGAAPYWTSYTYNDAGQRKSETQHTSSGDETTTYDYGTPEGQPHPLTKTTGSRAATYAYDKTGNTTKRPGPKAQQTLSWNTEGKLAKTLEGTAETAYLYDADGELLIRRAKGDGDTVLYLGATEVRLTAKGTKKTLTGTRYYTANGQTIAVRTGTSGATDTELSFLAADHHGTSSIALDATTYAVTKRYTTPFGSPRGEKAPDWPDDKGFLGKPVDKGTGLTHVGAREYDPAIGQFISVDPLLAHQKPGSLNGYSYAENNPVTASDPSGLDSFTCKGSQCGGGAIDFIDSNASPDFSSGETWAGKYPNFPTDNSSYSRMRDAYQCGYGCGAGVTGYGPRIDRLHTPKKGPSDSGNWFTKAVGVVVGIIAPDFGAWQRCSKELRAGCGVLLLDTPVGKPFKIGKGVLKLTKRGEKGAGGAKKGGALADCNKCFLAGTDVLMADGKTKDIEDVRLGDQVLATDPKSGRTAPKKVTRLIVTESDKHFNKLSIATDDGIETLTATHEHPFWSPSERRWVDARDLAPGMTLRTDDGDTVVVTNNHSFSQRARTYNLTVEDIHTYYVLAGETPVLVHNSTPCPPVIGPQRPTGVGDDWVARAADNGKGSVWQKPGSTGNADMLRVMNPTGRYPDGYVRFTNKHGQPIGLDGKPGSKADTHIPMNPDGTYPLPVGW from the coding sequence ATGAAACAGCTTGGCTTCGGGCTGCCCCGAACCGGCAGATCAGCGAGACGCCGATGGAGCTCGCGGATCGCCGTCGTCACGGGCTTCGCCCTCCTGCCGGGGCTGCTGTCCCCGGTGATGTTCACGAATACGGCAGCAGCCGCCACGGACCCGCTCGGCAGACCGAAGTTGGACGCCCCTCGCTCGGCCGAGGTCTCACCGTTCACGGTGGAGGCGAACGACAAGAACACGGCCGCGGTCCGCAAGTCCGCCGCGGCCGACCGCGAGGCGGCCGAGCGGGCGCGCGGCGACCAGCGGCGCACCGTGACGTGGCCCGAGGCCGGTGCGGCAGACCTGAAGCTGCCCGGCTCGGGTGCGGCGAAGGCAAGGCCGGGATCCCTGCCGGTCACGCTCTCCGCGCCGAAGGCAGCGCGGGGCGCTCCCCAGCGGGCGGCCGAGCGGCTCAAGGTCGAGGTCCTCGATCAGCGCGAGGCGAGGCGGCTCGGCGTCAAGGGCGTCGTCCTCACGGCAACCGGCCCCAAGGACGGCGGCAAGGCGCGTCTGGGCATCGACTACTCGGCCTTCGCCTCCGCGTACGGCGGCGACTGGGCGGGGCGCCTCCAGGTCCTGCGCCTGCCGGACTGCGCCCTCGACCATCCCGGCAAAGCCGACTGCCGCACCCGCGAGCCGGTCGAATTCACCAACGCCCGCAAGGACGAGCGGCTGAAGGCCGCCCTGTCCTTCCCCGCGGCCGCATCGGGTGCGAAGGCGGGCCGGACGATGGTCCTCGCCCTGGCCGCGGGCACCAAGTCCGGCTCCGGTGACTACAAGGCGACCCCGCTCGCCGCCTCCTCCACCTGGGAGGCGGGCGGTTCGTCGGGCTCCTTCACGTGGTCGTACCCGTTGCGCACGCCTCCGGCGGCCGCGGGCCCGGCGCCCGACCTGACGATCTCCTACGACTCCGGAAGCGTGGACGGCCGCACCGCCTCCACGAACAACCAGGGCACGGTCATCGGCGAGGGCTTCGACCTGACCTCCTCGTACGTCGAGCGCAAGTACGGCTCCTGCGAGGACGACGGGCACGACAAGAAGTACGACCTGTGCTGGAAGTACGACAACGCCTCGCTGGTTCTGAACGGCAAGGCCACCGAGCTGGTCAAGGACGACACCAGCGGCCAGTGGCGGCTGAAGAACGACGACGCGTCCACCGTCAAGCGCCACACCGGCGCGAGCAACGGTGACGACAACGGCGAGTACTGGACGGTCACCACCGGCGACGGCACGACCTACACGTTCGGCCTCAACAAGCTGGAAGGCGCGGGGACGGACGACCGCACCGACTCGGTCTGGACCGTGCCGGTCTTCGGCGACGACGAGGGCGAGCCCGGCCACTCCGACGGCACCGGCTTCTCCGACCGGGACAAGAAGCAGGCCTGGCGCTGGAACCTCGACCTCGTCGAGGACACCCGCGGCAACGCCATGACGTACTGGTACGAGGCCGAGCACAACAACTACGACAAGCTCGGCGACGACAACACGGGCACCGACTACACGCGCGGCGGCTACCTCAAGGAGATCCGCTACGGCCAGCGCGCCGACGCCCTCTTCTCCGCCAAGCCCGCCGCCTCCCACAAGGTCGCCTTCACCTACGCCGAGCGCTGCCTGGCGTCCGGCACCGGCTGCGACGAGCTGACCGAGGACAAGCGGGACAACTGGCCGGACGTCCCCTTCGACAGCGTCTGCAAGGACGACAAGAAGTGCACCGGCAACGTCGGCCCGTCGTTCTTCACCCGCAAGCGCATGACGGCCGTCACGACGTACGCCTGGAACGCCGCACTGGACGTGCCCGCGTACTGGCAGGTCGACAGCTGGAAGCTGAAGCACCTCTACCTGGACCCGGGCGACACCGGTGACAGCACCGACCAGTCCCTGTGGCTCGACGAGCTCCAGCACACCGGCAAGCGCGGCGACGACATCTCGCTGGACCCGGTGAAGTTCACCCACGCCTTCCTGCCCAACCGGGTCGACGGCGCCTCCGACGACATCCTCTCCCTGGACAAGCCGCGCCTGCGCTCGGTCACGTCCGAGACGGGCGCGCAGACGATCGTCTCGTACCAGCCCGCCGAATGCGTGGCGGGCCAGACGATGCCGAAGCCGGACGACAACACCCGGCGCTGCTACCCCGTGTACTGGTCACCGAACGGCGAGAAGACCCCGAAGCTCGACTGGTTCCAGAAGTACCCGGTCACTTCCGTCTCCACCACGGACCCGCGCGGCGGCGCGGAAGCCGTGCAGCACGCGTACGAGTACTCCGGCGGCGGCGCCTGGCACTACAACGACGACCCGATGACGCCCGCGAAGGAGCGCACCTGGTCGGTCTGGCGCGGCTACGAGAAGGTCACGCACCACACCGGTGACAAGGGCACCGACCGCCTCAAGACGGTCAGCATCTACATGCGCGGCATGAACGGCGACCGCGTCGCCGGTTCCGACGGAAAGACCCCGGACCCGGACAAGCGCAGGACCGCGAAGGCCGGCGGCATCAAGGCGGAGGAGATCACCGACTCCGACCAGTACGCGGGCTTCGCGCGCGAGACGGTCACCTACAACGGCGACACCGAGGTCTCCGCGACGATCACCGACCCGTGGTCGAAGCGGACGGCGACGCAGCACAAGTCGTACGCGGACACCGAGGCCCACTACGTCCGTGCCGCCGCCACGCACGAGCGCACCCGCGTCACCAGTGGCGAAACCCCGCGCGACCGCGTCCGTACCGTCAAGACCACCTACGACGACTACGGCATGCCCGAGGCCGTCGAGGACAAGGGCGACGACGACGTCACAGGTGACGAGCTCTGCACCCGCACCTGGTACGCCCGCAACGACGACAAGGGCATCAACTCCCTCGCCTCACGTACGCGTACGGTCGCCAAGCCCTGTTCGACGACGGTCGCGGACCTCGACCTGCCGGCCGACTCCGACAAGCCGGGCGACGTCGTGAGCGACTCGGCGACCGTCTACGACGACCCCGACGCCACGAAGTGGACGTCCGCCCAGAAGCCGACCAAGGGCGAGCCGACCTGGACCGGCCGGGCGAAGTCCTACGGCACGGACAACGTCGCGTCCTGGCAGAAGACCGCCACGACGACGTACGACACCCTTGGGCGTCCGACCGAGGTCAAGGACACCAACGGCCTGACGACGGCGAAGACCACCTACACGCCCGCGGCCTCCGGACCGCTGACGTCGAGCAGCGTCTCGAACGTCAAGGGCCACAAGACCACCACGGACGTCGAGTTCGCCACCGGCGCTCCCGTGAAGGTCACCGACCCGAACAGCAAGATCACGGAGACGACGTACGACAGCCTCGGCCGCACCACGCAGGTCTGGCTGCCCAACCGGCTCCGTGTCCTCGACAAGACCCCCAACTACGTCTACGACTACAAGGTCACCAGCAAGGCCATGTCCTGGGTGTCCACCGGCACGCTCAAGGGCGACGGCTCCGGCTACAACACCTCGTACGAGTTCTACGACTCGCTCCTGCGCCCCCGCCAGACCCAGACCCCGACACCTGTGGGCGGCCGTCTGATCGGCATCACGCTCTATGACACGCGGGGGCTCGCCGTCAGCGTCCAGGGCGACACCTGGGACGAGACCTCGGCTCCCAGCGGTACGCCCGTGCAGACCGAGGGCAGCCAGGCGCCGCTCCAGACCGACACCACGTACGACGCGGCGGGCCGTGCCACGAAGGCCGTCACGAAGAACTTCGGCGTGACGCGCTGGACGACCACGACGGCCTACTCCGGCGACGCGGTGGCCACCAGCGCCCCTGACGGCGGGCAGGCCACGGCCGAAGTCACCGACGCCCGCGGCCAGGTCGTGCTGCGCCGCGAGTACGGCGGCCCGAAGCCGACCGGGACCGACTTCACGAGCACCCGCTACACCTACACGCCCGGAGGCCAGCAGGAGACGATCACCGGCCCGGACAAGGCCAAGTGGTCCTACTCCTACGACCTGTTCGGCCGCCAGATCAGCGCGGACGACCCGGACAAGGGCGTCACGACCACGACGTACGACAGCCTCGACCGTGCCACCACGACCAAGGACGTCGAGAACCGGAAGCTGCTGTACGGCTACGACGACCTCGGCCGCAAGACGGGCATGTGGCACACCGAGAAGACGGACGCCAACAAGCTCGCCGCCTGGACCTTCGACGACCTCGCCAAGGGCCAGCAGGACACGGCCACCCGCTACGACGGCGGCCTGACCGGCAAGGCGTACACCCGGAAGGTCACCACCTACACCCCGCTCTACGAGGTCAAGGAGAGCGAACTCAGCCTGCCCGAGGACGACCCGATCGTGAAGGCGGGTGTCCCCCAGAAGCTGGCCTTCAGTACGGGCTACCGCTTCGACGGCACGATCAGCCAGGCCTCGCAGCCCGCCGTGGCGGGTCTCAAGGGCGAGACGATCGGCTACGAGTACAACGCCACGGGCCAGCAGACCGGCCTGGACGGCACCACGGGGTACCTCCACGGCGCCGCCTTCTCGCCGCAGGGCGACCTGCGCCAGCTCACGCTCGGCATGAGCGGAGCCAGCACGGAGAAAAAGGCCTACCTCAACTACGACTACGAGGCGGGAACCCGTCGCCTCACCCGCTCCTACGTCACCGACGACGTGCACGGTTACATGCCGCAGGAGCTGAAGTTCAAACGGGACGACGCCGGAAACGTCCTCTCCATCCTCGACGCCACGACGCAGGGCGGCACGCAGAAGGCCGACTACCAGTGCTTCGAGTACGACGGCTACAGCCGCCTGACCGAGGCCTGGACCCCGAAGACGGCGGACTGCGCCGCCGCGAAGCGCACGAAGGCCAACATCGACGGGGCGGCCCCGTACTGGACGTCGTACACCTACAACGACGCGGGCCAGCGCAAGTCCGAAACCCAGCACACGTCGTCGGGTGACGAGACCACGACGTACGACTACGGCACACCGGAGGGCCAGCCCCACCCGCTCACCAAGACGACGGGCTCCCGTGCGGCCACGTACGCGTACGACAAGACCGGCAACACGACGAAGCGCCCCGGGCCGAAGGCTCAGCAGACCCTGTCGTGGAACACGGAAGGCAAGCTGGCCAAGACGCTCGAAGGCACGGCGGAGACCGCCTACCTCTACGACGCCGACGGCGAACTCCTCATCCGCCGCGCCAAGGGCGACGGCGACACGGTCCTCTACCTCGGCGCCACGGAAGTCCGCCTGACGGCGAAGGGCACGAAGAAGACCCTCACCGGCACCCGCTACTACACCGCCAACGGCCAGACCATCGCGGTCCGCACCGGAACGAGCGGCGCCACGGACACGGAACTCAGCTTCCTGGCGGCGGACCACCACGGCACGTCGAGCATCGCCCTGGACGCGACGACGTACGCGGTGACGAAGCGCTACACGACGCCCTTCGGCTCCCCGCGCGGGGAGAAGGCTCCCGACTGGCCGGACGACAAGGGCTTCTTGGGGAAGCCGGTGGACAAGGGGACCGGCCTCACGCACGTCGGGGCGCGCGAGTACGACCCGGCCATCGGCCAGTTCATCAGCGTGGACCCGCTGCTCGCGCATCAAAAGCCCGGCAGCCTCAATGGCTACAGCTACGCGGAGAACAACCCCGTCACGGCATCCGACCCGTCGGGTCTGGACAGCTTCACGTGCAAGGGCAGTCAGTGTGGTGGCGGAGCGATCGACTTCATCGACTCCAACGCCTCACCGGACTTCTCCTCCGGTGAGACGTGGGCTGGCAAATACCCGAACTTCCCCACGGACAACTCCAGCTACAGCCGCATGAGGGATGCGTACCAGTGCGGCTACGGTTGCGGCGCTGGGGTTACGGGCTACGGACCACGCATTGACAGGCTGCACACGCCCAAGAAGGGCCCCAGCGACAGCGGAAATTGGTTCACCAAGGCCGTTGGTGTGGTGGTCGGCATCATCGCCCCCGATTTCGGCGCGTGGCAGCGCTGTTCGAAGGAACTGCGTGCGGGCTGCGGCGTGCTGCTGCTGGACACCCCGGTGGGCAAGCCCTTCAAGATAGGGAAGGGCGTCCTCAAGCTGACCAAGAGGGGCGAGAAGGGTGCGGGCGGAGCGAAGAAGGGGGGAGCCCTAGCCGACTGCAACAAGTGCTTCCTGGCCGGAACCGATGTCCTCATGGCGGACGGCAAGACCAAGGACATCGAAGACGTCAGGCTGGGCGACCAGGTCCTCGCCACGGATCCGAAGAGCGGCCGAACCGCACCCAAGAAGGTAACGCGCCTCATCGTCACGGAGAGCGACAAGCACTTCAACAAGCTCTCCATCGCCACGGATGACGGCATCGAGACGCTCACCGCGACCCATGAGCATCCGTTCTGGTCACCGTCCGAGCGCCGTTGGGTCGATGCCCGGGACTTGGCGCCCGGCATGACGCTGCGCACGGATGACGGCGACACCGTCGTCGTGACCAACAACCACTCCTTCTCGCAGCGAGCCCGGACCTATAACCTCACGGTCGAGGACATCCACACGTACTATGTGCTGGCTGGCGAGACACCGGTCCTGGTTCACAATTCGACACCATGCCCTCCCGTCATCGGCCCTCAGCGTCCCACTGGAGTGGGTGACGACTGGGTGGCGCGTGCAGCCGATAACGGAAAGGGAAGTGTGTGGCAGAAGCCTGGGTCGACCGGAAATGCTGACATGCTTCGCGTGATGAATCCGACCGGAAGGTACCCGGATGGCTATGTGCGTTTTACCAACAAACATGGCCAGCCGATCGGGCTCGACGGAAAGCCCGGCTCGAAAGCGGATACGCATATCCCGATGAATCCAGACGGCACTTATCCACTTCCGGTGGGATGGTAG
- a CDS encoding DUF6188 family protein: MNLNLRGQAVTRVCFDAALTVLTSGDCELRVETEAVLQVSAGDHVSFDPESPDIVAPHLVRLARDVITEAEVGRVGDLVIEFESGTKLTVQPDEEYEAWGLVGPKGERVTCMPGGEIAVWRGE; encoded by the coding sequence ATGAACCTGAACCTTCGAGGTCAAGCAGTTACCCGTGTCTGCTTCGACGCGGCTCTCACGGTCCTGACCAGTGGGGATTGTGAACTGCGCGTCGAGACCGAGGCGGTTCTTCAAGTCTCGGCCGGGGATCATGTGTCTTTCGATCCAGAATCCCCGGACATTGTGGCTCCCCATCTCGTCCGACTGGCCCGTGATGTGATTACTGAGGCTGAGGTGGGAAGAGTCGGGGATCTCGTGATCGAATTCGAAAGCGGCACGAAACTGACTGTCCAGCCGGACGAAGAGTATGAGGCTTGGGGGTTGGTCGGGCCTAAGGGGGAGCGAGTTACCTGCATGCCCGGAGGAGAGATTGCGGTGTGGCGTGGTGAGTGA
- the cpaB gene encoding Flp pilus assembly protein CpaB: MNSRQRRGVILMVLSVLCAIGAFAGVLSVIRDVNSKVGPETEAYELRTDIAPYKELEPGQFKKVEMPERWLSENAVTNLREIRGKIAVTQLRKGSLLQNDMIVKRPRLEPGQQEIAIMIDAATGVAGKITPGSTVNIYATFKAETDRGKDQSKVIVEKARVIDVGKLTALEPDRDDRSRRRTDEAVPITFALDTRDAQRVAYAESFASHVRLALVGSGGDADVPRGDRTYTLDEDK, encoded by the coding sequence ATGAACTCACGCCAGCGCCGCGGTGTCATCCTGATGGTCCTGTCGGTCCTGTGCGCGATCGGCGCCTTCGCGGGCGTCCTCTCGGTGATCCGCGACGTGAACTCCAAGGTCGGCCCCGAGACCGAGGCGTACGAGCTGAGGACGGACATCGCGCCCTACAAGGAACTGGAGCCCGGCCAGTTCAAGAAGGTCGAGATGCCCGAGCGGTGGCTCTCGGAGAACGCTGTCACCAACCTCCGGGAGATCCGCGGGAAGATCGCGGTCACCCAGCTGCGCAAGGGCTCCCTGCTCCAGAACGACATGATCGTGAAGCGACCGCGCCTGGAACCCGGCCAGCAGGAGATCGCCATCATGATCGACGCGGCGACCGGCGTCGCCGGAAAGATCACCCCCGGCTCGACCGTCAACATCTACGCCACCTTCAAGGCCGAGACCGACCGCGGCAAGGACCAGTCGAAGGTCATCGTCGAGAAGGCCAGGGTCATCGACGTCGGCAAGCTGACGGCCCTCGAACCCGACCGCGACGACCGCAGCCGCCGCCGCACCGACGAGGCCGTGCCCATCACCTTCGCCCTCGACACGCGGGACGCCCAGCGCGTCGCGTACGCCGAGTCGTTCGCCTCGCACGTCCGGCTCGCCCTGGTCGGCAGCGGCGGCGACGCGGACGTTCCGCGCGGGGACCGTACGTACACCCTCGACGAGGACAAGTAG
- a CDS encoding AAA family ATPase: protein MTIRILPAVGDPDAARTLSGLAAQLPDAEPATPVADSTALLDTLAHLAAESVDELPEVVLVHERIAPVPALDLIRDLVLRFPAVGVVLVTADSSPALLTAAMDCGARGIVTYPLAYDALAERVQAAAGWATGMRRHLGTGAVELYGSGGGAPAAGSGQVVAVTGAKGGVGTTLTAVQLALAAQASGRSAALLDLDLQSGDVASYLDVQFRRSVADLAAISDLTPRVVQDAVYAHETGIGLLLAPADGERGEEITERVARQTVNALRGRYDVVIVDCGTYVTTAGAAVVEMADQAVLLLTPDVVAVRAAKRMVRLWDRLQIRKAEETVTVVNRHARGTEIQPSLVARVTGTRAARTTVPDVPKELHTAVDAGRLHDLDAKSTVKQALWGLAGELGVVEPAAEGGRKGGRGLRRATKSDRGAVTLEFAGMFPLLLAVLGILWQCTLYGYSYSLAGNAADEAARAAAAAVVSGDAGACDSAAKEHLPGAWQDAGVSCAAEGDVMKARVDIKVPVFFPGVTTGWEVHAEAGAAVEGEDAP from the coding sequence ATGACCATCCGCATCCTCCCCGCCGTCGGCGACCCGGACGCCGCCCGCACCCTGAGCGGACTCGCCGCCCAGCTCCCGGACGCCGAACCCGCCACGCCCGTCGCCGACTCCACCGCGCTCCTCGACACCCTCGCCCACCTCGCCGCCGAGTCCGTCGACGAGCTGCCCGAAGTCGTCCTCGTGCACGAGCGCATCGCCCCGGTCCCGGCCCTCGACCTCATCCGCGACCTGGTCCTGCGCTTCCCCGCCGTCGGCGTCGTCCTCGTCACCGCCGACTCGAGCCCGGCCCTGCTCACCGCCGCCATGGACTGCGGCGCGCGCGGCATCGTCACCTACCCGCTGGCCTACGACGCCCTGGCCGAGCGCGTCCAGGCGGCGGCGGGCTGGGCCACCGGCATGCGGCGCCACCTCGGCACCGGCGCCGTCGAGCTGTACGGCTCGGGAGGCGGCGCCCCGGCCGCCGGCAGCGGCCAGGTCGTCGCCGTCACCGGCGCGAAGGGCGGCGTCGGCACCACCCTCACCGCCGTGCAGCTCGCCCTCGCCGCGCAGGCCTCGGGCCGCAGCGCGGCGCTGCTCGACCTCGACCTCCAGTCCGGCGACGTCGCCTCGTACCTCGACGTGCAGTTCCGCCGCTCCGTCGCCGACCTGGCCGCCATCAGCGACCTCACGCCACGCGTCGTCCAGGACGCCGTCTACGCCCACGAGACCGGCATCGGCCTCCTCCTGGCCCCCGCCGATGGCGAACGCGGCGAGGAGATCACCGAACGCGTCGCACGCCAGACCGTCAACGCGCTGCGCGGACGCTACGACGTCGTGATCGTCGACTGCGGTACGTACGTCACGACCGCGGGCGCGGCCGTCGTGGAGATGGCCGACCAGGCCGTCCTGCTGCTGACCCCCGACGTCGTCGCCGTACGCGCCGCCAAGCGCATGGTCCGGCTCTGGGACCGACTCCAGATCCGCAAGGCCGAGGAGACGGTGACCGTCGTCAACCGGCACGCGCGCGGCACCGAGATCCAGCCGTCCCTCGTCGCCCGCGTCACCGGCACGCGCGCTGCCCGCACCACCGTCCCCGACGTCCCCAAGGAACTCCACACGGCCGTGGACGCGGGCCGTCTGCACGACCTCGACGCCAAGTCCACCGTCAAGCAGGCGCTGTGGGGGCTCGCCGGTGAACTGGGCGTCGTGGAGCCGGCGGCCGAGGGCGGCCGCAAGGGCGGCCGCGGCCTGCGCCGCGCCACGAAGTCCGACCGCGGCGCAGTCACCCTCGAATTCGCGGGCATGTTCCCGCTCCTCCTCGCCGTCCTCGGGATCCTGTGGCAGTGCACGCTGTACGGCTACTCGTACTCCCTGGCGGGGAACGCGGCGGACGAGGCCGCGCGCGCAGCTGCGGCCGCGGTGGTCTCCGGCGACGCCGGGGCCTGTGACTCCGCGGCCAAGGAACACCTGCCCGGTGCGTGGCAGGACGCCGGGGTCTCCTGCGCGGCCGAAGGCGACGTGATGAAGGCCCGGGTGGACATCAAGGTCCCCGTGTTCTTCCCCGGGGTCACGACGGGGTGGGAGGTCCATGCCGAGGCCGGTGCGGCGGTGGAGGGGGAGGACGCGCCATGA
- a CDS encoding TadE/TadG family type IV pilus assembly protein, whose translation MLEFAGFLPILLLVGLAAIQLGLVGYAASQAGSGARAAARVAAQGGDGEAAGHAAMHSGLDADVSAPQGPETTTATVTVQVPTLLPFVDTDWEVEKTVTMPTDDAESGGPGTGG comes from the coding sequence ATGCTGGAGTTCGCCGGCTTCCTCCCCATCCTCCTGCTCGTGGGCCTCGCCGCCATCCAGCTCGGCCTCGTCGGCTACGCGGCCAGCCAGGCGGGCTCCGGCGCACGGGCGGCCGCCCGGGTCGCCGCGCAGGGCGGCGACGGCGAGGCCGCGGGCCACGCGGCGATGCACTCCGGCCTGGACGCGGACGTATCGGCGCCGCAGGGCCCGGAGACGACCACCGCCACGGTCACCGTCCAGGTCCCCACACTCCTCCCCTTCGTGGACACGGACTGGGAGGTCGAGAAGACCGTGACCATGCCCACCGACGACGCCGAAAGCGGCGGCCCAGGAACAGGAGGCTGA